A portion of the Acidobacteriaceae bacterium genome contains these proteins:
- a CDS encoding carboxypeptidase-like regulatory domain-containing protein: protein MNFRSICLLGILCFAGTSYSNAQALPSAPSSQLATTVNGSTVDPDQAAIPHATLEFNGPAKTDHLSFTSDDSGSFTVHGLVPETPYTITVTVKGFQSKTLAPITLHAGESFDMPAIVLVPAVEDQVDAVSVHEAAEIQLHEEETQRVFGLIPNFYVVYPNAVFAPLSAGQKFKLVGRTLIDPVTLGAAAFAAGLNQAADRPAYVQGMKGYGQRVGAEYADGAVDILVGGAILPSLLHQDPRYFVQGSGTTKSRMKHALSSPFFCRSDSGKREFNFSSIGGDLISGAASNIYYPPSDRGVSLTLTTALVITGGRMLNTVMQEFVFPKLTSGKHQR, encoded by the coding sequence ATGAATTTTCGTTCTATCTGCCTACTCGGCATTCTCTGTTTCGCTGGCACGTCTTATAGCAATGCTCAGGCATTGCCCTCCGCACCGTCTTCGCAGCTTGCGACCACGGTAAATGGATCCACTGTTGACCCCGATCAGGCGGCGATTCCGCACGCTACGCTGGAGTTCAACGGCCCCGCAAAGACGGACCACCTCAGCTTTACCTCCGATGACTCCGGCAGCTTTACGGTGCATGGACTCGTCCCCGAAACGCCGTACACCATCACGGTGACCGTGAAGGGCTTCCAGAGCAAAACGCTGGCTCCGATCACACTGCACGCCGGCGAGTCCTTCGATATGCCTGCGATTGTGCTTGTGCCTGCCGTGGAAGATCAGGTCGATGCGGTCTCAGTCCATGAGGCTGCGGAGATTCAGCTGCACGAGGAAGAAACACAGCGAGTGTTCGGTCTGATTCCGAACTTCTATGTGGTCTATCCCAACGCCGTGTTTGCACCGCTGTCCGCTGGGCAGAAGTTCAAGCTGGTAGGACGCACGTTGATCGATCCGGTCACGTTGGGTGCAGCGGCCTTCGCTGCAGGGCTCAATCAGGCTGCTGATCGCCCTGCGTATGTGCAGGGCATGAAGGGCTACGGTCAGCGCGTTGGCGCCGAGTATGCCGACGGTGCCGTCGACATTCTTGTCGGCGGTGCGATTCTGCCGTCGCTGCTGCATCAGGACCCGCGCTACTTCGTGCAGGGCTCGGGAACAACGAAGTCGCGTATGAAGCATGCGCTCTCGTCTCCGTTCTTCTGCAGGAGCGATAGCGGCAAGCGTGAGTTCAACTTCTCCAGCATTGGCGGCGATTTGATCTCGGGCGCAGCGTCGAACATCTACTATCCGCCGTCGGACCGTGGCGTCAGCCTGACGCTCACGACCGCTCTCGTGATCACCGGTGGACGAATGCTGAACACCGTGATGCAGGAGTTCGTCTTTCCGAAACTCACGAGCGGCAAACACCAGCGCTAA
- a CDS encoding S9 family peptidase has product MRNLLVATLFSMGAMALAQQPAATTKRPMTFTDLMAMKRVSDPQVSPSGNWVLFSVTEVSLEKNRKVNHLWSVPLDGAEDHGPKESKVTNGSGESNGRFSPDGKWVMYTSSETGSSQIWLAPWDEKNGKLGAGHQVTALETEADGAIWAPDSRHVLFTSSVWPACESKLAAGPAHDDAEAKCNADKDAAEAKNPVKARVFDSLLYRHWNQFMGPKHSHIFYADVMAGTHVSPTDLTPASVVGDHEAPTFSLGGPLGYAISPDGREVAYVVNLDKVPAESTNNDVFVLAVGADPKTAKKVSTAAGSDDGPQYSPDGKWLAWRSQARNGYESDKFDLVVMDRATGNIRNLTSKFDRSLDEFTWGGTGSLLTSNSLSGHTNIQLVTLEGKLSNTYNTFEAGPRGEYSDIIPLHTENSVVAVRMALNEPPEIAKIANTMDSGTTKDGHGFYHFFGTMHKNLSHQNDALAASLELPRLENFDFAGANGTKVQGFIVKPPNFDPAKKYPVKFLIHGGPQGAWGDAWSYRWNPELFAADGYVVVMVNPRGSVGYGQKFTEQVSGDWGGRAYEDLMRGLNYAEQHYSFIDKDRECALGASYGGYMADWVLTHTNRFKCIVTHDGMYNPQSAFGTTEELWFNEWEYRPLASNAPDAVVEQAKPAHPWDFYDKPVSEDPFRKWSPMLHIKDAHTPTLVVHSQHDYRLDVSEGFQLFTALQLLGVPSKMLYFPDESHWVQKPKNSELWYQTVNDWCDRWTGMGKYKSVGPETSPAAAKPAIRVMKSGKNGG; this is encoded by the coding sequence ATGCGAAACCTTCTCGTTGCAACACTTTTCTCCATGGGCGCGATGGCGCTCGCGCAGCAACCTGCGGCCACCACCAAACGCCCCATGACATTCACCGACCTGATGGCGATGAAGCGCGTCAGCGATCCCCAGGTCTCGCCCAGCGGCAATTGGGTGCTCTTCTCGGTGACGGAAGTTTCGCTGGAGAAGAACCGCAAGGTGAACCACCTGTGGTCAGTGCCTTTGGACGGAGCTGAAGACCACGGGCCAAAAGAGAGCAAAGTTACGAACGGCAGTGGCGAAAGCAACGGCCGCTTCTCGCCCGATGGCAAGTGGGTGATGTACACCTCGAGTGAGACGGGTTCGTCGCAGATCTGGCTCGCACCGTGGGACGAGAAGAACGGCAAGCTCGGCGCGGGGCATCAGGTGACGGCGTTGGAAACCGAGGCCGATGGTGCGATCTGGGCACCGGATTCGCGGCATGTGTTGTTCACGTCGAGCGTGTGGCCTGCGTGTGAGTCGAAGCTGGCGGCGGGGCCTGCGCATGATGATGCCGAGGCAAAGTGCAACGCGGACAAGGATGCGGCGGAAGCGAAGAACCCGGTGAAGGCGCGGGTGTTTGATTCGTTGCTGTATCGGCACTGGAACCAGTTCATGGGGCCGAAGCACTCGCACATCTTCTATGCGGATGTGATGGCAGGCACGCATGTGTCGCCGACGGACCTGACGCCTGCGAGTGTGGTGGGTGATCATGAGGCGCCGACGTTCTCGCTGGGCGGACCGCTGGGGTATGCGATCTCGCCGGATGGCAGGGAGGTCGCTTACGTGGTGAACCTGGATAAGGTTCCGGCGGAGTCGACGAACAATGATGTGTTTGTGCTGGCGGTGGGGGCTGATCCGAAGACGGCGAAGAAGGTGAGCACGGCGGCGGGGAGCGATGATGGTCCGCAGTACTCGCCGGATGGGAAGTGGCTGGCTTGGCGGAGTCAGGCTCGGAATGGGTATGAGTCGGACAAGTTTGATCTGGTGGTGATGGATCGGGCTACGGGGAATATCAGGAACCTTACGTCGAAGTTTGATCGAAGTCTGGATGAGTTTACCTGGGGTGGTACTGGATCTCTACTGACTTCGAACTCGCTCAGTGGTCATACGAATATCCAGCTTGTTACGTTGGAGGGCAAGCTGAGCAATACCTACAATACATTCGAGGCTGGCCCGAGAGGTGAGTACAGCGACATCATTCCACTGCATACAGAAAACTCGGTGGTTGCTGTGCGAATGGCGTTGAATGAGCCTCCTGAGATTGCCAAAATTGCAAACACGATGGATAGTGGCACAACGAAAGATGGCCATGGCTTCTATCACTTTTTCGGCACGATGCATAAGAACCTCTCGCATCAGAACGACGCATTGGCTGCATCGTTGGAGTTACCGCGACTGGAGAATTTCGATTTCGCTGGCGCGAACGGCACGAAGGTGCAGGGCTTTATCGTGAAGCCCCCGAACTTTGATCCGGCGAAGAAGTATCCGGTGAAGTTTCTGATTCATGGTGGGCCGCAGGGGGCCTGGGGAGATGCCTGGTCGTATCGGTGGAACCCGGAGTTGTTTGCGGCGGATGGCTACGTTGTCGTGATGGTGAATCCGCGTGGGTCGGTGGGGTATGGGCAGAAGTTTACCGAGCAGGTGAGCGGCGATTGGGGTGGGCGTGCGTATGAAGACCTCATGCGCGGGTTGAATTATGCGGAGCAGCATTACAGCTTTATCGACAAGGACCGCGAGTGCGCGCTGGGTGCGAGCTATGGCGGTTACATGGCCGACTGGGTACTCACACACACGAATCGCTTCAAGTGCATCGTGACGCATGATGGCATGTACAACCCGCAGTCTGCGTTTGGTACGACGGAGGAGTTGTGGTTCAACGAGTGGGAGTATCGGCCGCTTGCGTCGAACGCTCCTGACGCCGTAGTGGAGCAGGCGAAGCCCGCGCACCCGTGGGACTTCTACGACAAGCCGGTAAGCGAAGACCCGTTCCGCAAGTGGTCGCCGATGCTGCACATCAAGGACGCGCATACGCCGACGCTGGTCGTGCATAGTCAGCACGACTACCGTCTCGATGTAAGCGAGGGCTTTCAGCTCTTCACCGCGCTGCAACTGCTCGGTGTGCCCTCGAAGATGCTCTACTTCCCGGACGAAAGCCACTGGGTGCAGAAGCCGAAGAACTCCGAACTCTGGTACCAGACCGTCAACGACTGGTGCGATCGCTGGACAGGCATGGGCAAGTACAAGAGCGTCGGCCCGGAGACGAGCCCTGCTGCCGCGAAGCCTGCGATACGCGTGATGAAGTCCGGGAAGAACGGAGGCTAG
- a CDS encoding regulatory protein RecX — protein sequence MAFGRPTKPRAPKGYTELLDFAVKSLGAKMKSERDLRRKLAERASPDDDGRADVERVMAKLKELGYLSDERFAADYARLRQENEKLGRRRVQQGLMQKGVPSAVANEAIGAQYDEVDEVVLARQYVERKRLKPPSGDREKKAKETAKIMRRLVAAGFSSRSVWKVLRDWGGSDVEEVDIADEDA from the coding sequence GTGGCGTTTGGAAGACCGACAAAGCCGCGCGCGCCGAAGGGCTATACGGAGCTGCTCGACTTCGCTGTAAAGTCTCTCGGCGCAAAGATGAAGTCCGAGCGTGACCTCCGTCGCAAGCTCGCAGAGCGTGCCTCTCCGGACGACGACGGTCGTGCGGATGTCGAGCGCGTGATGGCGAAGCTGAAGGAGCTTGGCTATCTCAGCGACGAACGCTTCGCCGCAGACTACGCACGTCTGCGCCAGGAGAACGAAAAGCTTGGCCGCCGCCGCGTGCAGCAAGGGTTGATGCAGAAGGGCGTACCCTCTGCCGTGGCGAACGAGGCCATCGGCGCGCAGTACGACGAGGTCGACGAGGTGGTTCTGGCTCGTCAGTACGTCGAACGCAAACGGCTGAAACCACCCAGCGGCGACCGCGAGAAAAAGGCCAAGGAGACGGCGAAGATTATGCGGCGGCTCGTGGCTGCAGGCTTCTCCTCGCGCTCCGTATGGAAGGTTCTGCGCGACTGGGGCGGCAGCGACGTCGAAGAAGTCGATATCGCGGACGAGGACGCCTGA
- a CDS encoding bestrophin family ion channel, whose protein sequence is MIVRPKPNVLQLMFIWRQSILTQIYGQILSIFLWSLAAIGIVRHWPTVFHAWNAAPFTLLGVAISIFLGFRNSACYDRWWEARRQLGAMVGEMRSWTRIVLALPGEDVERRHRMVRGAAAFTWALMAHLRGKPMSPEVSAYVPEEWLAAETNDVPTQILEHLSLEAAAMLREDVITEVAYKLLEERLVAFAGFQVACERIRGTPTPFTYTLLVHRTAYAYCALLPFGLVTSMGWGTPLFVALVAYAFFGLDALGDELEAPFSDHPNALALSSLARTIEISLLRSIGQTQLPAPLAPTAWILE, encoded by the coding sequence ATGATCGTCCGTCCGAAACCGAACGTGTTGCAGTTGATGTTTATCTGGCGTCAATCCATCCTGACGCAGATTTACGGCCAGATTCTTTCGATCTTCTTGTGGTCGCTCGCCGCGATAGGAATCGTGCGCCACTGGCCCACTGTCTTCCACGCCTGGAACGCCGCACCGTTCACCCTGCTCGGCGTCGCGATCTCCATCTTCCTCGGCTTCCGCAACAGTGCTTGCTACGACCGCTGGTGGGAGGCGCGCCGTCAACTCGGTGCGATGGTTGGCGAGATGCGTTCGTGGACACGCATCGTGCTTGCCTTGCCTGGTGAGGACGTTGAGCGTCGCCATCGCATGGTGCGCGGAGCCGCTGCGTTTACCTGGGCATTGATGGCTCATCTTCGCGGTAAACCAATGTCGCCTGAAGTGAGCGCCTACGTACCTGAGGAGTGGCTTGCAGCAGAGACCAACGACGTACCAACGCAGATCCTTGAGCACCTCAGCCTCGAAGCCGCAGCGATGCTGCGCGAAGACGTGATCACCGAGGTTGCGTACAAGCTTCTCGAAGAGCGCCTGGTGGCGTTCGCTGGGTTTCAGGTTGCGTGCGAACGCATTCGCGGAACTCCGACGCCTTTCACCTACACGCTCCTCGTACACCGCACGGCATATGCATACTGCGCCTTGTTGCCCTTTGGTCTGGTGACGTCGATGGGTTGGGGAACACCGTTGTTCGTCGCGCTGGTCGCGTACGCGTTCTTCGGCCTCGACGCTCTGGGCGATGAGCTCGAAGCGCCGTTCAGTGACCACCCAAACGCTCTCGCGTTGAGTTCGTTGGCCCGCACCATCGAGATCAGCCTGCTGCGTTCGATCGGGCAGACGCAGCTTCCTGCTCCGCTCGCGCCGACGGCCTGGATACTCGAGTGA